From Cercospora beticola chromosome 6, complete sequence, a single genomic window includes:
- a CDS encoding uncharacterized protein (MEROPS:MER0020214), which produces MSFGGFGNTSSTFGGGGGFGSTNTGGFGSTQTTSSGGLFGANTATAGGFGSGGGFGSTNTNTSGGGLFGNNTSTGGGFGSGGTGFGATNTASTGFGANNSSGGGLFGANKPAGGFGSTNTGSIFGGNNNTASTGFGANNNNTTSAFGGAASGSGGFGATNNSTGGFGGFGASTTTAQTNNGTAGTPFQAFQEKDTATSQTSHFQSITFQQPYQNKSFEELRVEDYLQGRRYGNSNGQAGSFGTSTGFGGSLFGGNNNTAQTSGSSLFGGNTSTANNASTGFGGFGANNNNNSTANTSFGASNTAGGLFGSQNKPAGGLFGSTTTAPTGGFGSTNNNTSGGGLFGANNNNTSTTTGFGANNTSSAGGLFGANNTAAAKPAFGGFGQTATNTGGFGSTTNTTTGGGLFGSNTNTNTNTGGGLFGSNNNNQQQQQSSNPFGGSTNTGGLFGNNNQAKPAAGGLFGSNTAATGTGGGLFGANNNNQQQQSGGLFGSSNTNNNTSGGLFGNNNQNKPATGGLFGSTPANNTAGGGLFGNNTSTNNAGGGLFGASNNNNAGGNSLFGNNNNKPAGSLFGGGNNNSGNSLFGGGMANNNNQQATGGSSLFGSTNQQSNANNNSLFGSLGQSANPNQQNQLHASLTLSPYGNDQLFSSLGQSSAPVGPLATPLTGARPTPAKTPSLLSSSRLNSPMYTPRASTMGRTGGYGFSYSTYGTPGSAYSVNLTPQASSLLKPTGSLGSALTSRLAKSMSMNNLRGDTPSREGDSLLRPAPGSASSRYLNSGSMRKLTIDRNLRTDLFSPPTSSNLQRIESVGDQQSPGLAKKVSFDNSAATGARQTEVTPNAGNALVRTETEDDEESPRVTRSQAKTNSAPEMEQVNGAKSLTDIPEDTEPHRPASAPSTKRPTEKTPLQGIHIGDYFTEPRIKDLKNMSRTQLSKLKTFTVGREGIGKIEFRNNGKGIDLTNVDLDKLFDPNDIDEQEGDDPKAIVRLKVRSATVYPKESEKPARGQALNVPSRIYLENSWPRSHGGKKAVLAKSGPAYEKHVKRFRNVEGTKFVNYDADTGTWIFDVDHFTTYGLDDDEDEDTEAMEDVQQDSSALSDPPATLPRDSQDDTLQSFESGNNGEVDDTFEFKLNRSKSSMRSSHIPGGFEEEASRHMSYDYDERNAAGNMHDFNMSGGLGEQDVDEDLFAAQGGAVQAPSPAAIERYSSSMALDTAGADDFAENAQAELDSEPEQQLPGSFNAEEPKLLRSILKPTAPITRTFASPDKFANDTWEEHLQRTMSPRKRDRQALKDVQRNLLRDDGHDFADSPFKRSMLGQSALGQSYLAQKSAKKTGFSNVLGGKQDLGKSQAFKTSMDLMNSLWAQEKTTTRGATGVKGFENPYPKKPRHSAGHELDENDAAFHDSMKPHFANNGTLIYAVPGSAPEVGGPLEPAMRSLVGERTEIRFARFAPNADLNMETLSLQKQLTITELVDGFPVARPDSVHVDFAQLAEKSSDVESVVWRLSALLFESIRTSAGHLVNGMSDEQILTFEPRLRKDAVQEFWAGIVEATSTESAAAAKSAEEKALYLLTRGDHTAASEVLAKGRNFRLAALIAQLPGSENSRDLIKKQIEIWRNRNDWSEMSDAVRTLYSILAGEVCTVAGKNGAKEDRVKELSISERFELNWTQSFALRLFFGGHDTLEQVVKAYAHDVDNGRELTLPTPFWTDQGASETSVAGREDTLFGLFRLFSTTRAYPADLASLFDPHTVSGSPADSRLAWQLAIILYAKGRADYIDHAILDRITRDFAAELEYANKFVTAIWVLLHLTDASKRESMVKEVIMRNGGKIPDPSTGDEMTENNVFDQLTTYLKIPENLLFKAKALHAKAELKNPAVQARYLLIAGLFDEAHDVLISSIGPAAVIEEDYDELVDVLRRFPEHGSGVQGWESGGAVYSDFASVVTMNLGRKNSHGGKSIMRRLRSGLEAMNNADRKLTLEERVSMIEMGRILAEEASEVGVEEIAKTVDVHTDSNGTGLFERYQAAMGVVV; this is translated from the exons ATGTCTTTCGGTGGCTTTGGCAACACCAGTTCCACcttcggcggcggaggtggcttTGGTAGCACGAACACAGGCGGTTTTGGCTCGACACAGACCACATCCTCAGGCGGTCTTTTTGGCGCCAACACAGCTACTGCTGGTGGTTTCggaagtggtggag GCTTCGGCAGTACAAATACCAACACCTCAGGCGGCGGCTTGTTTGGTAACAACACGAGCACCGGCGGAGGCTTTGGCAGTGGAGGCACTGGCTTTGGCGCTACCAACACTGCCAGCACTGGATTTGGGGCTAACAACAGCTCTGGCGGAG GTCTATTTGGAGCCAACAAACCAGCAGGTGGCTTCGGCTCGACCAATACTGGCTCTATATTCGGAGGTAATAACAACACCGCGAGCACCGGCTTTGGTGCAAATAACAACAACACGACCTCGGCTTTTGGCGGCGCGGCATCAGGCTCAGGGGGCTTTGGTGCGACGAACAACAGCACAGGTGGATTTGGTGGTTTTGGTGCGAGCACAACTACTGCACAAACCAACAACGGAACTGCCGGCACACCATTCCAAGCTTTCCAAGAGAAAGATACAGCCACAAGTCAGACTTCGCACTTCCAATCGATCACTTTCCAGCAGCCTTACCAGAACAAGAGCTTCGAAGAACTGAGGGTCGAGGACTATCTACAAGGAAGGCGGTACGGCAACAGCAACGGCCAAGCAGGCAGCTTTGGCACAAGCACTGGCTTTGGTGGCAGCTTGTTCGGGGGCAACAACAATACTGCGCAGACTAGCGGATCTTCACTGTTTGGCGGCAATACCTCGACTGCCAACAACGCTTCGACCGGATTCGGTGGATTCGGtgcgaacaacaacaataacaGTACGGCCAACACAAGCTTCGGTGCCAGCAATACGGCAGGAGGACTCTTTGGATCCCAGAATAAGCCTGCGGGTGGGCTTTTTGGGAGCACCACAACTGCCCCAACTGGTGGATTCGGCAGcacgaacaacaacacctcTGGTGGCGGTCTATTTGgcgccaacaacaacaacacatcGACTACCACTGGATTTGGCGCTAACAACACTTCCAGCGCCGGCGGCCTGTTTGGCGCGAACAATACCGCTGCGGCAAAGCCGGCGTTTGGTGGGTTCGGACAGACTGCCACCAATACTGGCGGGTTTGGAtccaccaccaacaccaccacggGTGGAGGCTTGTTTGGCAGCAACACTAATACCAATACCAATACTGGTGGTGGCCTCTTTggaagcaacaacaacaaccagcagcagcaacagagcAGCAATCCCTTCGGCGGCAGCACTAATACTGGCGGCCTCTTCGGCAATAACAATCAAGCAAAGCCCGCTGCTGGGGGTCTTTTCGGTAGTAATACCGCTGCCACCGGCACTGGCGGTGGACTTTTTGGcgcaaacaacaacaaccagcagcagcagtctggTGGCTTGTTCGGATCgtccaacaccaacaacaacacaagcGGCGGCCTGTtcggcaacaacaaccagAACAAGCCAGCTACAGGTGGCCTGTTCGGAAGCACACCAGCAAACAATACTGCTGGCGGTGGTCTTTTTGGCAACAACACGAGCACAAACAACGCTGGAGGTGGCTTATTTGGTGCctcaaacaacaacaatgcagGAGGCAACTCGCTGTTTGGCAATAACAACAACAAGCCAGCTGGCAGTCTCTTTGGAGGAGGGAATAACAACTCCGGAAACAGTCTTTTCGGAGGTGGTATggcgaacaacaacaaccagcaGGCCACTGGGGGCAGTAGTCTCTTCGGCTCTACGAACCAGCAGAGCAACGCCAACAACAACTCGCTGTTCGGGAGCCTCGGCCAAAGCGCGAACCCCAACCAACAGAATCAGCTCCATGCGAGCTTGACTCTCTCCCCGTACGGCAACGATCAATTGTTCAGTTCACTGGGACAGTCTTCCGCCCCTGTCGGGCCATTGGCCACTCCGCTGACAGGCGCACGTCCAACACCGGCCAAGACTCCAAGTCTTTTGTCCAGCAGCCGGCTTAACTCCCCTATGTACACGCCCAGGGCAAGCACAATGGGCCGCACCGGGGGCTACGGCTTCTCTTACTCGACGTACGGTACTCCAGGCTCCGCATACTCCGTCAACCTCACGCCGCAGGCCAGTAGTCTGCTGAAGCCGACTGGCAGTCTGGGCAGTGCACTGACAAGCAGACTCGCGAAGAGTATGTCCATGAATAACCTTCGTGGCGATACACCTtctcgagaaggagacagtCTACTCCGTCCGGCACCTGGCAGTGCCTCTAGCCGCTACCTCAACTCTGGCAGCATGCGTAAACTCACCATCGACCGCAACTTGCGCACTGACCTCTTCTCTCCACCGACAAGTAGCAATCTCCAGCGAATAGAGTCCGTTGGAGATCAGCAGAGTCCGGGATTGGCGAAGAAGGTCAGCTTCGACAACTCAGCTGCTACGGGTGCAAGACAGACTGAAGTCACTCCTAATGCTGGCAACGCACTTGTGCGCACTGAgaccgaagacgacgaggagtcGCCTCGTGTAACGCGATCGCAGGCCAAGACGAACAGTGCACCGGAGATGGAGCAGGTCAATGGCGCAAAGTCGCTTACAGACATCCCAGAGGACACCGAACCCCATCGTCCTGCGTCTGCTCCTTCGACCAAGAGACCAACAGAGAAGACGCCTCTTCAGGGAATCCACATCGGTGACTACTTCACTGAACCGCGTATCAAGGATCTGAAAAACATGTCCCGAACCCAGCTTTCTAAGCTGAAGACCTTCACAGTTGGGAGGGAGGGCATCGGCAAGATCGAGTTTCGAAATAACGGCAAAGGAATCGATCTTACCAATGTTGACCTGGACAAACTGTTCGATCCAAATGACATCGACGAACAGGAAGGTGATGATCCAAAGGCCATTGTGCGTTTGAAGGTCCGATCCGCGACGGTGTACCCCAAAGAATCCGAGAAGCCTGCGCGCGGCCAGGCACTGAATGTGCCCAGCAGAATCTATCTCGAGAACTCTTGGCCGCGCAGTCATGGAGGAAAGAAAGCCGTATTGGCGAAATCTGGACCAGCATACGAGAAGCACGTTAAGCGATTCCGTAACGTGGAGGGCACCAAATTCGTGAACTACGATGCTGACACAGGCACCTGGATCTTCGACGTTGATCACTTCACCACCTATGGactggacgatgacgaagacgaggatacCGAGGCCATGGAAGATGTGCAGCAAGATTCTAGCGCGCTGAGCGATCCGCCAGCCACATTGCCGCGCGACTCGCAGGACGACACGCTGCAAAGCTTCGAGTCGGGCAACAATGGGGAAGTTGACGACACATTTGAGTTCAAATTGAACCGATCGAAGTCCAGCATGCGGAGCTCTCATATTCCCGGCGGGttcgaagaagaggctagCAGGCACATGAGCTATGACTATGACGAGAGAAATGCGGCGGGAAACATGCATGACTTCAATATGTCAGGAGGCTTGGGTGAACAGGACGTGGACGAAGATCTGTTCGCGGCACAAGGTGGTGCCGTGCAGGCGCCTTCACCTGCCGCGATTGAGCGCTACAGTTCCAGTATGGCTCTTGACACTGCTGGCGCAGACGACTTTGCTGAAAATGCGCAGGCCGAGTTGGATTCCGAGCCCGAACAACAGCTCCCAGGATCTTTCAATGCCGAAGAGCCTAAGCTGCTGCGATCGATCTTGAAGCCGACAGCGCCCATTACGCGGACGTTCGCCAGTCCAGACAAGTTCGCCAACGATACGTGGGAAGAGCACCTTCAACGAACAATGAGCCCCCGCAAGCGCGACCGACAGGCGTTAAAGGATGTGCAGCGCAATCTGCTGCGCGACGATGGACACGACTTTGCAGATAGTCCATTCAAGCGAAGTATGCTTGGACAGAGTGCACTTGGTCAAAGTTACCTTGCTCAGAAGAGTGCGAAGAAGACTGGCTTCAGCAACGTACTTGGAGGCAAGCAGGACCTTGGCAAGAGTCAGGCGTTCAAGACGAGCATGGATCTTATGAACTCGCTCTGGGCGCAGGAGAAGACGACTACAAGAGGTGCGACTGGTGTCAAGGGTTTTGAG AACCCTTACCCGAAGAAACCTCGCCACTCCGCCGGCCACGAACTCGATGAAAACGATGCCGCCTTCCACGACAGTATGAAACCCCATTTTGCCAACAATGGCACGCTCATCTACGCTGTCCCAGGCTCCGCCCCCGAGGTCGGTGGGCCGCTTGAACCCGCAATGCGTTCCCTGGTCGGCGAACGAACAGAGATACGCTTCGCTCGATTCGCGCCAAATGCCGACCTCAATATGGAAACACTGTCACTGCAAAAGCAGCTGACGATCACTGAGCTCGTCGACGGCTTCCCTGTTGCCCGGCCTGACTCGGTACACGTGGATTTTGCACAACTTGCGGAAAAATCGTCAGACGTGGAGTCGGTTGTCTGGCGTCTCTCAGCTCTCTTGTTTGAGTCGATCCGTACCAGTGCGGGACACCTTGTGAATGGAATGTCAGACGAGCAGATCCTTACATTCGAGCCCAGACTGCGCAAAGACGCGGTGCAAGAGTTTTGGGCGGGCATCGTTGAAGCCACCAGCACCGAAAGTGCCGCAGCAGCTAAATCGGCAGAGGAGAAAGCACTCTATCTGTTGACTCGCGGCGACCATACTGCTGCGTCCGAAGTTTTGGCCAAGGGCAGAAATTTCCGACTGGCTGCGTTGATTGCCCAACTCCCTGGATCGGAAAACAGCCGAGACCTTATCAAGAAGCAAATTGAGATCTGGAGGAATCGTAATGACTGGAGCGAGATGTCCGATGCTGTCAGGACCTTGTACTCAATTCTGGCAGGAGAAGTCTGCACCGTGGCCGGCAAGAATGGTGCCAAGGAGGATCGGGTGAAAGAACTCAGCATCTCTGAGCGCTTCGAGCTTAACTGGACCCAGAGCTTTGCCTTGCGCCTTTTCTTTGGAGGCCACGACACGCTGGAACAAGTCGTGAAAGCATACGCCCATGATGTTGACAACGGCCGCGAACTGACTCTCCCGACGCCCTTCTGGACCGATCAGGGCGCATCCGAGACTTCGGTCGCTGGCCGGGAGGACACTCTGTTCGGACTGTTTCGCCTCTTCTCCACCACACGTGCCTACCCTGCAGATCTTGCGTCTCTCTTCGATCCCCACACGGTCTCAGGCTCACCTGCAGACTCTCGACTGGCGTGGCAGCTTGCCATCATCCTCTACGCAAAAGGTCGAGCCGACTACATCGATCATGCGATCCTTGACAGAATCACTCGCGATTTTGCCGCTGAGCTCGAATACGCCAACAAATTCGTCACCGCGATCTGGGTGCTACTTCACCTCACCGATGCCAGCAAGAGAGAGTCCATGGTCAAGGAGGTCATCATGCGCAACGGTGGCAAAATTCCTGATCCTTCAACTGGCGATGAAATGACCGAGAACAACGTGTTCGATCAGCTCACAACATATCTCAAGATTCCGGAGAACTTGCTGTTTAAAGCAAAAGCTCTACACGCCAAAGCAGAACTCAAGAATCCCGCCGTGCAAGCTCGTTATCTCCTGATTGCCGGCCTGTTTGATGAGGCTCACGACGTGCTGATCTCATCCATCGGTCCAGCGGCAGTGATCGAGGAAGACTACGACGAACTCGTCGACGTTCTTCGCCGTTTCCCAGAACATGGCAGTGGTGTACAAGGCTGGGAGTCGGGAGGCGCAGTGTACAGCGATTTCGCATCGGTCGTCACCATGAACCTTGGGCGGAAAAACTCACATGGAGGCAAATCGATTATGCGGAGACTGAGGTCGGGCTTGGAGGCGATGAACAATGCGGATCGAAAGCTCACATTGGAAGAGAGGGTCTCGATGATAGAGATGGGCCGCATTCTTGCTGAAGAGGCAAGCGAAGTGGGTGTTGAAGAGATTGCTAAGACTGTGGACGTGCACACGGACAGCAACGGCACGGGTCTTTTTGAGAGATATCAGGCTGCTATGGGCGTTGTCGTCTAG
- a CDS encoding uncharacterized protein (MEROPS:MER0002197): MAFQSTPMRLHHMATSARTTPSIMAAALRSPAGRNAAARSQRTMSSSNRTGQLIPSSVSRSLFTASRYRPATSHTVSTTSFVGFNQQRTLFGSSWGSQTSQNHLAHLEQMANSQPNSAAAQNAFYQALLRANMPEILVERHNTGRYASNAATEVAYNKALQTLGAASVGQGGVAGAFGAHSANGQNGTTSSEQLQAVGQAVSAKFKGGNASLSMKGSGGRAEPLYVVVDESLGSQIFKWVKFLLVFGFVAYCSLVFFTLVVEATGVLKKVGGARDTQAKPELQKTRFDDVHGCEEAKEELQELVEFLKAPESFATLGGKLPKGVLLVGPPGTGKTLLARAVAGEAQVPFFYMSGSEFDEVYVGVGAKRVRDLFTAARSKSPAIIFIDELDAIGSKRHERDAAYAKQTLNQLLTELDGFDQTSGVIIIGATNFPQSLDKALTRPGRFDRNVVVPLPDVRGRIAILKHHLKNIKTDGSVDPAEVARGCPGFSGAELENVVNQAAVRASKLKQSKVSIADLVWAKDKILMGAERRSAVIQEKDKLMTAYHEGGHALVCMLTQAAVPLYKATIMPRGNALGVTFMLPELDKVSESKKDLLARIDVAMGGKVAEEIIYGPENVTTGASSDITGATNIAKHMVMRAGMSEVLGNVDLTEDYAELSSETKQQIEHEVRRIVEEGRQRAHKLLTENREGLDRLAKALLEYETLDRDEIERVVRGEKLTGKIKVEFNTPVKSPEGKGTTPDIGLGPIHPPAPEGGEGGLGAPPVVGGGGAGRP; the protein is encoded by the coding sequence ATGGCCTTTCAATCTACCCCGATGCGTCTCCACCACATGGCCACCTCCGCCCGCACGACGCCCTCCATCATGGCGGCCGCGCTGAGATCGCCAGCGGGTCGTAATGCGGCGGCGCGATCGCAGAGGACAATGTCGTCCAGCAACCGCACCGGTCAACTCATACCCTCCTCTGTCTCCCGATCCCTCTTCACGGCCTCGAGATATCGACCAGCGACCTCTCACACCGTCTCAACGACCAGCTTTGTTGGCTTCAACCAGCAGCGCACCTTGTTTGGCAGCAGCTGGGGCTCGCAGACGAGTCAGAACCATCTTGCACATTTGGAGCAGATGGCTAACAGTCAACCCAAttccgctgctgctcagAATGCTTTCTATCAGGCTCTTCTCCGTGCCAACATGCCAGAAATCCTCGTCGAACGTCATAATACTGGAAGATATGCTTCGAATGCAGCAACAGAAGTCGCGTACAACAAGGCATTGCAAACATTGGGCGCAGCTTCGGTTGGACAAGGCGGTGTTGCGGGCGCGTTCGGCGCGCATTCGGCAAATGGACAGAATGGCACTACAAGCAGTGAACAATTGCAGGCGGTTGGACAGGCTGTGTCTGCGAAGTTCAAGGGAGGAAATGCTTCACTCTCGATGAAAGGATCTGGAGGACGAGCTGAGCCGCTCTATGTCGTCGTAGACGAAAGCCTCGGCAGCCAGATCTTCAAATGGGTCAAGTTCTTGCTGGTCTTCGGGTTCGTCGCGTACTGCTCTCTGGTCTTCTTCACGCTCGTTGTCGAAGCGACGGGTGTACTCAAGAAAGTTGGCGGAGCAAGGGACACGCAAGCTAAGCCAGAGCTACAGAAGACTCGTTTCGACGATGTTCATGGCTGTGAAGAGGCAAAGgaagagctgcaagagctggtCGAATTCTTGAAGGCCCCCGAATCATTCGCTACCCTCGGTGGTAAACTGCCAAAGGGTGTTTTACTCGTTGGTCCCCCCGGTACCGGAAAGACGCTCCTGGCTCGCGCTGTGGCAGGGGAGGCTCAAGTTCCCTTCTTCTACATGTCTGGATCCGAATTCGATGAGGTCTACGTCGGTGTTGGTGCTAAGCGTGTTCGTGACCTCTTCACTGCCGCTCGGTCAAAAAGCCctgccatcatcttcatcgatgagCTTGATGCGATAGGCAGTAAGCGTCATGAGCGTGATGCCGCTTACGCTAAGCAAACCCTCAACCAGCTTCTGACTGAACTGGATGGATTTGATCAGACTTCTGGCGTGATCATTATTGGCGCAACCAATTTCCCTCAATCCCTCGATAAGGCCCTTACTCGCCCTGGACGCTTCGATCGAAACGTTGTTGTTCCTCTGCCAGACGTGCGTGGTCGAATCGCCATCCTCAAGCATCACTTGAAGAATATCAAGACTGACGGATCTGTCGATCCGGCCGAAGTTGCAAGAGGATGTCCTGGCTTTTCTGGCGCTGAACTTGAGAATGTTGTGAATCAGGCCGCTGTTCGCGCTTCTAAGCTGAAACAGTCTAAGGTGAGCATTGCAGATCTTGTCTGGGCCAAGGACAAAATTCTCATGGGTGCGGAACGTCGCTCTGCCGTTATTCAAGAAAAGGACAAGCTCATGACCGCATACCACGAGGGTGGGCACGCACTGGTTTGTATGCTCACGCAAGCTGCCGTTCCGCTCTACAAAGCCACGATCATGCCACGTGGCAATGCTCTTGGTGTCACGTTCATGTTGCCAGAGTTGGACAAGGTCAGCGAATCGAAGAAGGACTTGCTCGCTCGAATCGATGTCGCCATGGGAGGGAAGGTTGCAGAAGAGATCATCTATGGTCCCGAAAATGTAACGACTGGTGCATCGAGCGACATCACCGGAGCCACCAACATCGCGAAACACATGGTCATGCGCGCTGGCATGAGCGAGGTTCTGGGCAACGTAGACCTCACCGAAGACTACGCAGAGCTGTCAAGCGAGACGAAACAGCAGATCGAGCATGAAGTGCGGCGCATCGTCGAGGAAGGCCGACAGCGTGCCCACAAGCTTTTGACGGAAAACCGAGAAGGTCTCGATCGTTTAGCCAAGGCATTGCTGGAGTACGAGACGCTTGATCGAGATGAAATTGAAAGGGTAGTCCGAGGCGAGAAGCTTACGGGAAAGATCAAGGTCGAATTCAATACGCCAGTGAAGTCTCCGGAAGGCAAAGGCACGACACCGGACATTGGACTCGGGCCTATACATCCTCCCGCGCCGGAAGGTGGCGAGGGAGGGCTAGGCGCGCCCCCTGTTGTCGGCGGTGGCGGTGCTGGGAGACCCTAG
- a CDS encoding uncharacterized protein (BUSCO:EOG09264CA0), with protein MSSLRNAVQRRNHRERAQPTERAKWGLLEKRKDYKLRAADHKTKTKKIKALQSKAAERNEDEFYFSMVNNASKGGIRISKRGEANNGGAVGAMDVDVVRLMKTQDAGYLRTQLQRTRNQKKRVQEELVLAETGVAAQPSNGRIVFGDDEDENATARPVGGQQVDADDIDMDLDGFDSDGEEDDAVSEAEEKLTPEEKRLRRRKRHAIEVNRKRLEALEEQEEKLSAALDGVEQQRAKMNGTAGGVNKSGTKFKVRQRKR; from the coding sequence ATGTCCTCATTACGCAACGCAGTTCAGCGACGAAACCATCGCGAGCGCGCACAACCCACCGAGCGAGCAAAATGGGGTCTCCTTGAGAAGCGCAAAGACTACAAATTGCGCGCCGCAGACCACAAGACCAAGACGAAAAAGATCAAAGCATTGCAGAGCAAAGCTGCCGAACGCAACGAGGATGAGTTTTACTTTTCTATGGTGAATAACGCGTCGAAAGGAGGGATTCGGATCAGTAAAAGAGGAGAGGCGAACAATGGAGGCGCAGTGGGAGCGATGGATGTGGATGTCGTGCGGTTGATGAAAACTCAAGACGCAGGATATCTGAGGACACAGCTGCAAAGGACAAGGAATCAGAAGAAGAGGGTACAGGaggagctggtgctggcTGAGACTGGTGTCGCAGCGCAGCCTAGTAATGGACGAATTGTgtttggtgatgatgaggacgagaatGCGACGGCAAGACCAGTTGGTGGCCAGCAAGTGGACGCGGACGACATAGACATGGATCTGGACGGTTTCGACAGCGacggagaagaggacgatgcaGTCAGCGAAGCGGAGGAGAAACTCACGccggaagagaagagactacGGCGGCGGAAGAGACATGCGATAGAAGTCAATCGGAAAAGGCTCGAAGCGCTTGAAGAAcaggaggagaagctgaGTGCGGCTCTTGATGGTGTAGAGCAACAACGTGCCAAGATGAACGGCACAGCTGGAGGTGTGAACAAGAGCGGCACAAAATTCAAGGTGCGGCAACGCAAGCGATAG
- a CDS encoding uncharacterized protein (BUSCO:EOG092653O3), with protein sequence MASNLVLPGTALGATEQNGIGTGTHIHGQDLCASIAGPVNSSKSTKPPTTSVRRTTGSLLPEVGSVILGRITRTNARQANVAILALGGNGEHNVSSDPFPALIRQQDIRATEIDKVKVAESFRVGDIVRAVVISLGDERSYYLSTARNEFGVVLATSEWGNAMYPVSWREFEDPEVGVREVRKVAKPV encoded by the coding sequence ATGGCATCAAATCTAGTGCTACCAGGCACAGCACTTGGTGCAACTGAGCAGAATGGCATTGGAACTGGAACACATATTCACGGTCAAGATCTATGCGCTTCGATTGCTGGACCTGTAAACTCTTCTAAATCAACAAAACCACCAACGACGTCCGTCCGGCGCACAACAGGCTCCCTTCTTCCAGAGGTCGGAAGTGTGATTCTTGGTAGAATCACACGAACAAATGCTCGACAAGCGAATGTTGCGATTCTTGCCCTCGGCGGCAATGGAGAACACAACGTCTCCTCTGATCCTTTCCCAGCGCTGATTAGACAACAAGACATCCGAGCCACGGAAATTGACAAAGTCAAAGTCGCAGAGAGCTTTCGAGTTGGTGATATTGTGCGAGCTGTGGTCATAAGCCTTGGCGATGAGAGAAGTTACTATTTGAGCACGGCGAGGAATGAGTTTGGTGTCGTGTTGGCAACCAGCGAATGGGGTAATGCGATGTATCCCGTGTCGTGGAGGGAGTTCGAGGATCCGGAGGTGGGTGTCAGAGAGGTACGAAAAGTGGCCAAGCCTGTCTGA